TTTGGTGGCTCCACAGCGGCGGGCCGGAGGACGCCCGCAATTTGCTATCGACCGTCTTCTCCTCAATGATCACGATGGCGACGCTCGTCATATCGATCACCATGGTGGTGTTGACGCTCGCCGCCAGTCAACTCGGACCACGGCTGGTCCGCAACTTCATGGGCGATCTCCGCACACAGCTCGTGTTCGGCATCTTCCTGATGACCATCATTTATTGCCTGCTAGTGCTTCGCACCCTCAACAGCGAGCTCGACATTTCCGCGGTGCCGCACATTGCGGTCACGCTCGGGACCGCGCTCGCCCTCATCAACCTGTTCGCGCTGCTGTTTTTTATCCACAATTTGGCTCGGTCGATCGTTTCCGATACAGTGGTCCGGCGTGTCGACAGGGATCTCCGCAATACGATCTCACGCCTACTGCCGGCGGAGGACGACGGCCAACCGCCCGTCGAGCGGCCGACGGCGGATGACGTGCTGCCGGCCGACTTCGATGAACGTGCGGCCTCTTTGTGGCTGTCCGGCGAAGGCTATGTGCAGGCGATCGAGTATGAGCGGCTCGTGGAAATCGCCTGCCGGCACAAGGCGGTGGTCCGCCTAGACTTCCGTGCCGGTCATTTCGTCATTCGCGGATCGCACAAGGCCGATATCTATCCAGGGCGCCTGCTCGGGCCGGATTTGGCGACCGAGATCGAAGGCGCGATCCTGGTCGGCGAAGACCGCACGCCGGTCCAGGATCTGGAGTTCTCGATCCGCCACCTGGTCGAAATCGCCGTGCGCGCGCTTTCGTCGGGCATCAACGATCCCTTCACCGCCATTGCCGTTATCGATCGCTTGGGCGCTGCGCTCGGCGAACTGATGCGGCGGGAACTCCAGCCTGAGGTGTTTTGCGATGAGGCCGGCGTGGTGCGCGTGGTCGGCCGAGCGTCGAGCTTCCGTGGTTTCGTGGACGTCGCTTTCCACCAGATCCGGCAAGCCGGAGCCACCCACCCCGCGGTCATCATCCAGATGCTCAGCATCATTGCGCGGCTCGCGGTCAACGTCCGCCTGTCCAGCCAACGCGACGCTTTGTTCGATCACGCCGCCATCATCGCCGAAGCCGGCCGCCGCGGGGCGTCGGAAGCCTCCGACATCGCCGACATCGAGCACAGCTATCAGGCAGCTCAAATGGCGTTAAAGTAAAAAGCCATGCCTCAGGGAAGACCACCTTTCAGGGGGCAGACCAACAGCCCGGCGACGACTTCCGCGAGGGTGACCAGTCGCCGTTCGAGCGGATGGCGGCCGACCGGATCGAACTTGATCCGGGCCAGCGCCTCGACGGGATCAGGGGGAAGCCCCTGCAGCGCCGCGCAGGCGTGCGCCGCATTGTCCTCGATCTTCGCGAGGGCTGAATCGATTTCAGGGATCGAGCGGACGTTGAAGATCATGGCGCGGACAGGTGCATGCAAGCATGCTTACCTGCTTTGCGCCTTGTATGCTTTCCACATCTTCA
This portion of the Herpetosiphonaceae bacterium genome encodes:
- a CDS encoding DUF2254 domain-containing protein, which gives rise to WWLHSGGPEDARNLLSTVFSSMITMATLVISITMVVLTLAASQLGPRLVRNFMGDLRTQLVFGIFLMTIIYCLLVLRTLNSELDISAVPHIAVTLGTALALINLFALLFFIHNLARSIVSDTVVRRVDRDLRNTISRLLPAEDDGQPPVERPTADDVLPADFDERAASLWLSGEGYVQAIEYERLVEIACRHKAVVRLDFRAGHFVIRGSHKADIYPGRLLGPDLATEIEGAILVGEDRTPVQDLEFSIRHLVEIAVRALSSGINDPFTAIAVIDRLGAALGELMRRELQPEVFCDEAGVVRVVGRASSFRGFVDVAFHQIRQAGATHPAVIIQMLSIIARLAVNVRLSSQRDALFDHAAIIAEAGRRGASEASDIADIEHSYQAAQMALK